One stretch of Brettanomyces nanus chromosome 4, complete sequence DNA includes these proteins:
- a CDS encoding uncharacterized protein (EggNog:ENOG41): MDELSSIQNRVTDQKDASQVRSYEVDTGEIEFVEQGSVYPANDVETKESEESVDRMLKYGPEEILKPSAEDSPLPEVRAVVDPYDDELLPVNTFRAWFLGIIFTIVGSGINQFFSMRYPGVTVSALVAQLVSYPCGQFLARFLPTRTFDLGKLGKFCLNPDRHFNKKEHTLITIMANISFTSSWATDVIQAQYIYGMQVPAGYQILMVLTCQLFGLGVAGLFNPILVKDPFNYWPSTLANVALFESIHSKVNPIANGWNVTRIRFFLIAFTCSFVYYFFPGFLAQFLSYFTWICWIVPNNVVVNQLFGQIQGLGFSPITFDWAQIAYGNGSPLLIPMSSQVMAIAGWLIFFGILPLVLYYTNTMYFAYLPMSSSTVYDNQGNEYNGSRVLNSISKALDEQKYQAYSPPFLASTYAIAYSTSYAVLTSSIVYIVLEHGKDIYSCFRGHQEKDVHVRAMEKYPEVPRWWYIALTIAVYVATIITMEKYDSKWPVWGITIALLMVIVFILPIGVVYARTNINTNCMTVLGQIVAGYALTPPKPIVSLAWKFYAYTGVSQAMAFSQDMKLSYYMKVPKRTIFWAQFISCCIGAFVQVGILIFMLNNVDGICTTDQADHFVCPQGRTNFAASVIWGLVGPRRLISPGKIYSGFLHMFWIGAVVTVLVWVLKKKFPRNKYINLINPVVFFGAMGNYPPATGLNYTSAFVVSWVFNYYIKKRWGNWWMKYNFVLSCALDVGVAVSGIIIFFCIQYPGASLNWWGNEVFDNTADGKMTSWKPYHRMDILDPQDGLEVYHFLIIL; encoded by the coding sequence ATGGATGAACTATCCTCTATCCAAAACAGAGTTACGGACCAAAAGGATGCCAGTCAAGTGAGAAGCTATGAAGTGGATACTGGCGAAattgaatttgttgaacaGGGAAGCGTATACCCAGCCAATGATGTCGAAACTAAAGAGAGTGAAGAATCTGTCGATCGTATGCTGAAGTATGGTCCAGAGGAAATTCTCAAACCTTCTGCTGAGGACTCTCCATTGCCTGAGGTGCGAGCAGTTGTAGACCcttatgatgatgaactTCTTCCTGTCAACACCTTTCGGGCTTGGTTCCTAGGTATTATTTTTACCATTGTGGGTTCAGGAATTAACCAATTTTTTTCGATGCGTTATCCTGGTGTTACAGTTTCGGCTTTGGTTGCACAATTGGTCTCTTATCCTTGTGGTCAGTTTCTTGCTAGATTTTTGCCGACCAGAACATTTGATCTTGGTAAATTGGGAAAGTTCTGTTTAAATCCTGATAGGCACTTCAATAAAAAGGAGCACACATTGATCACTATTATGGCCAATATTTCCTTTACTTCATCTTGGGCCACCGATGTTATTCAAGCACAGTATATTTATGGAATGCAAGTTCCAGCGGGATATCAAATTCTTATGGTGCTTACTTGTCAGCTTTTTGGTTTGGGTGTTGCTGGTCTTTTCAACCCAATTCTTGTAAAAGACCCCTTCAATTATTGGCCAAGCACCTTGGCCAATGTAGCACTTTTTGAATCTATTCATAGTAAAGTTAATCCAATTGCCAATGGTTGGAATGTGACCCGAATAAGGTTTTTCTTGATAGCATTCACCTGTTCCTTTGTTTATTATTTCTTTCCTGGATTCTTGGCACAATTCTTATCCTACTTCACCTGGATCTGTTGGATTGTTCCTAATAATGTTGTTGTTAACCAATTATTTGGTCAGATTCAAGGTTTAGGCTTTAGTCCTATTACTTTTGACTGGGCCCAAATTGCTTATGGTAACGGCTCTCCTCTCTTGATTCCAATGTCATCCCAAGTTATGGCGATTGCAGGCTGGcttattttctttggtattCTTCCTTTGGTTCTCTACTATACGAACACTATGTACTTTGCATACTTGCCAATGTCCTCTTCAACGGTGTATGATAATCAAGGCAATGAGTACAATGGTTCTAGGGTTCTTAATTCGATTAGCAAAGCCTTAGATGAGCAAAAATATCAAGCCTATTCTCCTCCTTTTTTGGCTTCAACTTATGCCATAGCATATAGTACATCCTATGCCGTGTTGACATCTTCGATTGTTTACATTGTACTAGAGCATGGAAAGGATATTTACTCTTGTTTTCGAGGACaccaagagaaagatgtGCATGTCAGAGCAATGGAAAAATATCCTGAAGTACCAAGGTGGTGGTATATTGCTCTAACTATCGCTGTGTACGTTGCAACAATCATCACCATGGAAAAGTACGATTCCAAATGGCCTGTATGGGGCATCACTATTGCTCTATTGATGGTCATAGTTTTCATTCTTCCAATAGGCGTTGTTTATGCACGTACCAATATTAACACAAATTGTATGACTGTTTTGGGACAGATAGTCGCAGGTTATGCTTTAACTCCTCCAAAGCCAATTGTTTCTCTTGCTTGGAAGTTCTACGCATATACGGGAGTTTCTCAGGCAATGGCTTTCTCGCAGGATATGAAGCTTTCCTACTATATGAAAGTTCCAAAGCGCACCATATTTTGGGCCCAGTTCATTTCATGCTGTATTGGCGCATTTGTTCAAGTTGGAATTCTCATATTTATGTTGAATAATGTTGATGGAATCTGCACTACTGATCAGGCAGACCATTTTGTTTGCCCCCAAGGCAGAACCAATTTTGCTGCTTCGGTCATCTGGGGATTGGTTGGCCCTAGACGACTCATTAGTCCAGGTAAGATTTATTCAGGCTTTTTGCATATGTTCTGGATTGGAGCAGTAGTTACGGTTCTTGTCTGGgttctgaagaagaaatttCCAAGAAACAAGTACATAAATCTTATCAACCCAGTTGTGTTCTTTGGGGCTATGGGTAATTATCCACCTGCCACTGGTTTGAATTATACTTCAGCCTTTGTGGTTAGCTGGGTTTTCAACTATTAcatcaagaaaagatggGGTAACTGGTGGATGAAGTACAATTTTGTGCTTTCCTGTGCCTTAGACGTTGGTGTTGCAGTTTCAGGTATTattatctttttttgtaTTCAATATCCAGGGGCCTCTCTTAATTGGTGGGGTAACGAGGTATTTGACAATACTGCAGATGGAAAAATGACCTCATGGAAGCCGTACCATCGAATGGATATTTTGGACCCTCAAGATGGTCTTGAAGTGTATCATTTTTTAATTATTCTTTGA
- a CDS encoding uncharacterized protein (EggNog:ENOG41): MSGKMYSKDHGPKIENANNSQLLAEVSNGMIGTETEKPKRGRKIRGSVHVFSKGSTGHQGIHTKGPGSKRKAGSDDSIGTNGDRLKRRKEEEEEGIKHSHPAGHRPVTSCTHCRQHKIKCNASERFPMPCSRCERMDLKCEIDPEFRPKKGSQIQSLRNDVDDLRSKIELLTKNESLIAEALRNANPLQIEPTSASTQSVQTSSIDSRQDNFPPVNVKPSQQHQLITPVITKPLLQTVASSNDITEFCLGDVKISLGKAMELHKRFIVYYLPYLPIMVSNDPVELYRQSQLLFWTVMLTACLSDPEPTLYMSLASLIKQLAIETCWIRTPRSTHIVQSLLILGIWPFPNQKVLDDCSYRFVGLAKCLSMQLGLHRGKFIQEFSRTQVELQDAEKWRTRTWLAVFFCEQFWSSNLGLPPSLHSDYLLEKARLDQTLPKNFRCLISLAIFQSKLVNVMGLSVTSPDGLMEPRNRAGALAILERELERLVFKLQIDDNVVEIYYLYVKLMICLFAFLPETPSEDQTKFVTEAYIAATRVVTLMSKLLETRQLTEYPIYVRHSVTTAAFVLFRLHLTPYLLPKYIDSARQSVVTVHRLFRNMLAAWKNVQNDISRTATVLEKLNFAIITHPELFICREGIIVRMRSHLTGSLFYDLVWNIHEARRRFIIDSQNKKEGKNHESEENKAAKKKVPPLPFYNQITQDDFKTMTTTTPDGTTVTTLVPTDQAIINAKASANAAGLSKPNQINGIPLAMLGATGSLKVYGSGGQSAHVQPKAHRKSRRVNGGSHKQLKTGKRKSDPDQPTTEMAYSGVAPAMNIPGTGTSMAAAVNGMVPPPLFPGSSRYTGNGIGTVGSSSSSNTPTNSYSRGRTPPEQDLFNNDMFIDSVFQQQGGDNWTENGDDFLGWFDMNMAPEF; encoded by the coding sequence ATGTCTGGCAAGATGTATTCCAAGGATCATGGTCCCAAAATTGAGAATGCAAACAATAGTCAGCTGTTGGCTGAGGTGAGCAACGGTATGATTGGTACAGAGACCGAGAAACCTAAAAGAGGCAGAAAGATTCGAGGTTCTGTACATGTCTTTTCTAAGGGTTCGACTGGGCACCAGGGGATCCATACTAAAGGCCCCGGAAGTAAGCGGAAGGCCGGCAGTGACGATAGCATTGGCACCAACGGTGACAGattaaagaggagaaaggaagaagaagaagaaggtattAAGCATTCTCATCCTGCAGGACATCGTCCAGTAACGTCGTGCACTCATTGCAGACAACACAAGATTAAATGCAATGCATCAGAACGATTTCCAATGCCTTGTTCAAGGTGCGAGCGAATGGATTTGAAGTGTGAGATTGATCCAGAGTTTCGTCCCAAGAAAGGATCACAGATTCAGTCGTTGCGTAATGATGTGGACGATCTTCGGTCTAAGATTGAGCTTCTTACGAAGAACGAAAGCCTTATTGCAGAAGCCCTCAGGAACGCaaatcctcttcaaattgaaccAACTTCAGCATCTACGCAGTCAGTTCAGACGTCATCTATCGACAGTCGACAAGACAATTTTCCCCCGGTTAACGTGAAGCCATCACAGCAACACCAACTGATTACTCCAGTTATCACAAAGCCCTTACTTCAGACAGTGGCTTCTTCTAATGATATAACCGAATTCTGCTTGGGGGACGTGAAAATTTCACTGGGAAAAGCTATGGAATTGCACAAACGATTCATTGTTTATTATCTGCCCTACTTGCCGATTATGGTATCCAATGATCCCGTAGAGCTTTATCGTCAGTCacagcttcttttctggaCTGTGATGCTCACTGCATGTCTTTCGGACCCTGAGCCTACGTTGTACATGTCGCTTGCCTCACTAATCAAACAACTCGCTATTGAAACCTGCTGGATTCGGACTCCAAGATCTACTCATATTGTCCAATCCTTGCTTATCCTTGGAATATGGCCTTTTCCTAACCAGAAAGTGTTGGATGATTGTTCCTACAGATTTGTTGGATTGGCCAAGTGCTTATCTATGCAGTTGGGTTTACATAGGGGTAAGTTCATCCAGGAATTCTCCAGAACCCAAGTGGAATTGCAGGATGCCGAAAAATGGAGAACCAGAACCTGGTTGGCCGTGTTTTTCTGTGAACAGTTTTGGTCCTCCAATCTAGGGCTCCCGCCTTCTCTGCACTCAGACTATCTATTGGAGAAAGCCAGATTGGACCAAACTCTACCCAAAAATTTCCGTTGCTTAATTAGCTTGGCGATATTTCAATCCAAACTTGTCAATGTTATGGGATTAAGTGTTACAAGCCCGGACGGTTTGATGGAACCTCGCAATAGAGCTGGTGCTTTGGCTattcttgaaagagaatTGGAAAGACTCGTATTCAAATTGCAAATTGATGATAACGTTGTAGAGATTTATTATCTCTATGTGAAGTTAATGATATGTTTGTTTGCATTCTTACCGGAGACGCCCAGTGAGGATCAGACTAAGTTCGTCACCGAAGCATACATTGCTGCTACAAGAGTTGTGACTTTGATGTCCAAATTACTTGAGACCCGACAACTTACAGAGTATCCAATTTACGTTCGTCACTCGGTGACCACAGCGGCATTCGTTCTTTTCCGTCTTCATTTGACCCCTTATTTATTACCAAAGTATATTGATTCGGCTAGACAATCTGTGGTTACCGTGCATCGCTTGTTCAGAAACATGCTTGCCGCTTGGAAGAATGTTCAGAATGATATCAGTAGAACAGCCACAGTACTCGAGAAGTTGAACTTTGCTATCATTACGCATCCCGAGTTGTTTATTTGTCGGGAAGGAATTATAGTACGAATGCGGTCACATTTGACCGGATCGTTGTTCTACGATCTCGTTTGGAATATCCACGAGGCCCGGAGACGGTTTATTATTGACTCACAGAATAAGAAGGAGGGTAAGAACCACGAatctgaagagaataaggctgcaaagaagaaagttccACCTCTTCCATTTTATAACCAAATCACTCAAGACGATTTCAAAACAATGACTACCACTACACCCGATGGAACCACTGTGACGACATTGGTTCCTACTGACCAGGCCATTATCAATGCCAAGGCATCCGCCAATGCTGCCGGACTATCGAAACCTAACCAGATCAATGGTATTCCGCTTGCCATGCTTGGGGCTACAGGTTCTTTGAAGGTGTATGGATCTGGTGGCCAATCTGCACATGTTCAGCCCAAAGCCCATAGGAAGTCTAGACGTGTCAATGGTGGTTCCCACAAGCAGTTGAAAACcggaaaaagaaagtccGATCCTGATCAGCCTACAACAGAGATGGCATATTCAGGTGTTGCTCCAGCAATGAATATTCCTGGAACGGGGACCTCCATGGCTGCGGCTGTTAATGGAATGGTTCCCCCACCTTTGTTTCCTGGCAGTTCTAGATATACAGGTAATGGCATTGGAACAGTTGGTAGTTCGAGTTCATCCAATACCCCTACCAACAGCTACTCAAGGGGACGCACACCACCAGAGCAAgacctcttcaacaacGACATGTTCATCGACTCAGTCTTCCAGCAACAAGGTGGAGACAACTGGACTGAAAATGGAGACGACTTTTTAGGTTGGTTTGATATGAACATGGCACCAGAGTTTTAA
- the PRX1 gene encoding peroxiredoxin 1, protein MYLLCARKPITRSSVRFLTFDAAKQPRIRIGSTAPNFVAPSTVGDLDFYKYLGNSWGVLFSHPADFTPVCATELGEFASLKSEFDTRNVKLIGLSADDLTKHVNWVKDIQDISLGGKKFNFPILSDTKKEVAFLYDMVTEEAFRNINKGPIATIRSLFIIDPTKKVRLVMTYPPSVGRNTHEVLRVIDSLQTGDKLGVVTGVNWKKGDDVIIPPSLSDEAAKEKFGNFKKVKPYLRYASTKK, encoded by the exons ATGTATTT ACTTTGCGCTAGAAAGCCGATCACCCGATCATCAGTTAGATTCTTGACTTTCGATGCTGCCAAACAACCAAGAATTAGAATTGGTTCTACGGCTCCAAACTTTGTGGCCCCCAGTACTGTTGGAGACCTTGACTTCTACAAGTACTTAGGCAATTCATGGGGTGTGTTGTTCTCACATCCTGCTGATTTCACTCCGGTTTGTGCCACAGAATTGGGCGAATTTGCCTCTTTAAAGTCTGAATTCGATACCAGAAACGTCAAATTGATTGGACTATCGGCTGACGATTTGACCAAGCACGTAAACTGGGTCAAAGATATTCAAGATATCTCTTTGGGCGGTAAGAAGTTTAACTTCCCGATTCTTTCAGACACGAAGAAGGAGGTGGCATTCTTGTATGACATGGTTACTGAAGAGGCATTCCGGAATATTAACAAGGGTCCAATTGCCACCATTAGATCTCTCTTTATTATTGATCCTACCAAAAAGGTCAGATTGGTGATGACTTACCCTCCTTCTGTTGGTAGAAATACCCACGAGGTGTTGAGAGTGATTGATTCTTTGCAGACCGGTGACAAATTGGGTGTTGTCACGGGAGTCAACTGGAAGAAGGGAGATGATGTCATtattcctccttctctcaGTGATGAGGCTGCCaaagagaagtttggtAACTTTAAGAAGGTTAAACCATATTTAAGGTATGCTTCTACAAAGAAGTGA